The stretch of DNA ACAGGAGCCACACCGAGGCCTTCGCGACAACGAATGCGGCAGGGACGAACTTCTTGTTGGCTTCCTCGAAGGAGTATCGGTCTACGTTCGTTGCGAGTCTGCCAACGCTAGTCGCGTAATGCAGGTGACAGTGAAAAACGACGGCTCGACGGGACCTCTGAGGAGTTTTGCGATTGGCTTCTGCGGTCTGCCAGTAGTCGACGTCAGCGCACCCAACGGCTGGCACGGTGAGGCTGCAGGGGCGGACGCTACGGTTAGATGGTCAATAGGTAGCGGAACCGACGTCGGTGCCCTACCGCGAGGAGAACGACTGTCTGGTTTCTCGGTGACGCTTCGGCCAGGCTGGAGAATGTCGTTTTCGATGGACATACAATGGCTGGATCTGGCGGGTGCGGGGACAGCGACGACGCACGATTGCATGTAGGACTTCTCCGAGCGGCGTAGACCGCCGGTGGACCCTAACCTGGGGCCACCGGCAATCGTGTTGCTACGGTGTGCGGGCACAGCCTCTCGACTGACCCGCACGCCGTCCTTCCTGTGATTCCCGCCGCGCCTCCCGCAGTTCCGGTTCCTAAGACTTCTCCGGGCGGCCCTTGATGTAGTCCGCGAGGTCGGGCACCGGCGGAATGTCCGGTGGATTATCGTGCCCCAAGACAGCGACGGTGTGATGGTAAGGCTTGCCGTCGTTACCATTTGAGGACTGCTGGCCGACGTGGAGCAGCGAGTATCCGTGCTGCTCGATATAGTGATTGATACTCGGCGCGAGGTCGCCGCTGTCGTTGAACCCGACCGATTCGCCGCAATGTTCGCAACCGCGACCAACGTCGGTGGACAGCATCGTTGTTCGTTTCGTGTTCTGCATTCTTAGCTCCTGATTGACGCCGACACCGAGAACGCACGACCGTGGCGAGGGCCAGGTAAGGTCCCGCCCTCGCCGCTGGTCGTCTTGCTACGGTGTGCGGACCAGTTCCTTCTGGTAGTTCTCCCGCGCCTGCAGCAAGACCCGCTCGATGTCGAACTCCGTGCCGCCCGCCTTTGCCAGTTGCTCGCGCAGTTGCGCTTCGGTGAGCGGCTGCGTTGTCGAGAAGATGTAACCCGGCGTGGTGGTGTTGTCGTCGAAGCGGATGATGAAGCGTTCTTCGTCCTTGAGGACCACTTTCGCTATGGCCCACTGATTTCCCAGATATCCCATGCGACCTCCAATAAGGCCGCATAGGGCCGGGACGCCCGGCCCTACTTGGCTACGTGTTACGATTCGATAGTTGGGTTGGTAACGGCCCACCCGGACCCGCTTCCCGCTGCTGCTAGGCGATTGGGAGGCGGGTCTTTCTGTTTAGGCCGTCGCGCCGGTGGGCGTGGGCTGCGACGGCTACTTGTAACAACTTGAGTTGCATCGTGCTCTCCTCGTCTATTGGGGCGGCAGCATAGCCTCGACCGCCTGCTTGCCCGCCAGCGTGAGCTTGTAGGTCTTACGCGCCTGCTTGCTGGTGCCGGCCTTCTTGAGCTGAATGACCGGCGCGGGCTTCCGGGCCTTGAGGTTGTCGAACGCCGTGGTGACATTGGCCACGCCGTGGCCAAGGTTCTTGAGTTCCTTGTTCACGTCGAATGACGCGAGGTCGCTTCTGCCCTCGATGAATTGCAACCAGTAGCCGACCACGAGCACGCGGTCGGTATCGGCGGCGGGAGACGCGGCAGCGAACAGTTCGCCCAAGTCTGTGTACTTCGGGGGCGGTGCGTCGGCCGAAACGATTGGCGCGGGCATCTTGGCTGTGCTCGGGATACTCGCGCCGGTGATGACCTGCGGCGTCGGCACACTCCAATGGTTGGCCGCCCACTGGAGCACGCGGCCAATCGCGGCGGTGTCGAGCGACTTGAGCGCCTCGGCCACCTTCTGCATGGCCGTTATCTCTGCGAAGGGGTCGCCGGGCTTTGGGGCTTCGTCCATAAGCCAATAGTGGCAGAGTAACCAGCCAATGTCAACCTAGTGGAATTTAGTGGAATGGACCCGTGTTGGGAGAGTGGCCTGAACCGAGGTCGGCTTTGTAACGCAAAGCTTCCCCACGGCCCTATGGCAGCGCCCCACGGAGAACGCCGCGCCGTCGCCGCGCCCCACGCCGTTATGGCAGATTCCCATAGAGCGCGAACGCGACGAACGCTCTATGGGAGCGCCCCACGGCGGCAGGAAACACTTGAATCTTCCGCGAGACGGCGCGATAATTATCTCGGCTAACGGAAGCCCTCGCCTACGAAGCTCGATGAGCTGAGTTACCGCGTAGTAGTGCAAACCCAACCCACTCCCAGATGAGTGGCGGTTTCGTATTACGCCGGACTCGGCTCTTTTGCTGTACGGGTCCGGCCAGGAGATGACTGGCGATGGCTCCCAAGCGGCTACTGAATCCTGAATTTGTCGAAGCGGTGCGCAACGCACCGATGACGCGCTGCACGATTGCGCAGCTAGTCGGCTACGGTCCCCACCACTCGAATCTCGGACGCGACCTGACGCGCCGTGACGGCACGCCCCAGACGTTGATGGTGCGTGAGCGCATGGCGAAGCTGGCGCGGTTGGTTTGCTTTCCCGAGGAGCGCGTGTGGCTGTAGACCTGCTGCGCGACCTCGTTGAGCGGCGCGGCGTGTCGCTGGTTATCTGGCCACGCGGCGCGGACCGCAAGGATTGGAAAGGCCCAAGGGACACCGCTTGGACAAGTAAAGATTACCCGCTGACGGACAACCGCGAGGGCATGAACTTCGGCGCAAAGCTCGGCACCGAGGTCCAGCCCGGTCGCTACCTCGCTGACGTTGATTTCGACAACGTGACCGGCGGGATTCGCGCTGACCGTTTTCTGCCTGCTAACGGGTTCGTGTTCGGACGCGCCAGTAAGCCGATGGCGCACGTTTTCTACACGACACCCACGCCCGTCGTGTTGCGGCAATACAAAGACCCGATTAAGCGCACAGAGGTTGTCGTTGAACTGCGCGGCCTGACGAAGAAGGGCACGCCCTGCCAGACGATGATTCCGCCGTCGCTACACCCGAGCAATGAAACGCTCTGCGTGGTATCGGAAGGCGAATTTGAACACGTTGACAATCTTGAACGTCGCGTGGCGTTGTTCGCCGTTACTGACCGGCTCTACAAGTATCTCGGGCACCGAGGCTTCGGCCACGATGCGCGTATGGCCGTCGCAGGGTTACTGCTCCAATCCGGTGCCACTAATGAGGAAGCCCTCGATGTCTGCCAGACGTTGGCCGAGGCCACCGGCAACGATGCCAAGGATGCCGCCGTCGTAATCGAGACCACCGCGAAAGCGATTGCCGCCGGTGAGCCGGTAAAGGGCCAGACGGCGCTGGCCGAGATGATTGACCCCAAGGTCGTTAAGCGGTTGTCGGAATGGCTCGGCGCTGGGGAGACTGACGACGAAAACACAATCGTCGTGGCCGGCGGCAAGCTAACTGAAATTGTTGACCGCGTTGAGGCGAAGCTACTCGAAAGCGACCAGCCAATCTACCAACGCGGCGGCAAGCTGGTAATGCCCGTCCGCCAAGAACTAGAGCAAGACCACGGCGGCGTGAAACGTGAGCGCGGGTCGTTAGTCCTATCGCAGTTGCGCGAGGCGCGGCTGACCGAACTGATGGGCGGCGTGATGCGGTGGAAGTCCAACCATAAGCCCATTGACCCGCCGTCGATTTACCCCCGAACCCTACTGGCGCGTGACGACTGGAAATTCCCCTCGCTCCGCGCCGTGGTGACCGCGCCGCTGCTGCGACGCGATGGCAGCGTGTTGGACACGCCGGGTTACGACGCGCAGACGCGCCTCCTGCTCGACTTCGACCTGAATGCGTTCCCGCGAGTGCCAACGGCACCCACGAAGGACGACGCCGCCGCCGCACTCGACAGGTTGAACTGCCTGCTGCGTGGTTTTCCCTTCGACGGGGACTCGGCTAGGTCCGTCGCGCTGGCGGCGATGCTGACCGCGTTGGTGCGGCCGGTGATGCGGACCGCACCGCTGTTTGCCTTCGATGCACCCACGGCTGGCACGGGCAAGTCGATGCTCGTGGAACTGGCCGGTTTGATTGCAACCGGCGTAAAGCCCCCAGCGCTGAGTCAAGGCAAGACGCCTGAGGAGAATGAAAAGCGCCTGGTCGCCGTCCTTCGAGCGGGTGACCCAATTATCCACCTCGATAACTGCGAGCGTCCGGTGGAGGGCGATTTTCTCTGCTCGATGCTGACGCAGGAGGTTGTGCAGTCGCGCATTCTCGGTCTGAGCGAAGTTGTAGTGCTGCCGGCCACGGCGCTGGTGATGGCGAGTGGGAACAACCTGACCCTCCCGGGCGATGTGACGCGCCGCGCTGTGATCTGTCGGTTGGATGCGAAAGTCGAGCGACCCGCCGACCGTGAGTTTGATTTCGACTGCCACGCCGAAGCCCTTGTCCAGCGACCTGAGCTAGTGGTC from Vicinamibacterales bacterium encodes:
- a CDS encoding DUF3656 domain-containing protein encodes the protein MGYLGNQWAIAKVVLKDEERFIIRFDDNTTTPGYIFSTTQPLTEAQLREQLAKAGGTEFDIERVLLQARENYQKELVRTP